A genomic stretch from Anabaena cylindrica PCC 7122 includes:
- a CDS encoding AAA family ATPase: MSENKQVEIDEQTVENTTQKTGRIVIITGDKGGVGKSTFARGLLHLYINKQLKYLAYDSDHRNAQLYRHYDSAQPGVKLLDIFTRGGADDLLIDLEKELPPLVLVDLPAQSGLFFENFEKDLGVFDAVKGLGYKVTMVSVLSRVKDSVNILRILHKYCGDRVDYVVVKNLFHGEADKFERYDNSDTRTTLLADGAVEIKMPDLFFKPYDYIDEKNLTFSEVLEDKQANIVIKSRVSAWLKEFEQSVLNANELLGIKENAVITDQAA; encoded by the coding sequence ATGAGTGAGAATAAGCAGGTCGAAATAGATGAACAAACAGTAGAAAATACCACTCAGAAAACAGGAAGAATAGTAATTATCACCGGTGATAAAGGAGGTGTAGGTAAATCCACATTTGCAAGAGGACTACTACATTTATATATCAACAAACAGCTAAAATATTTGGCTTATGATTCAGATCATCGCAATGCCCAATTATATAGACACTACGACTCCGCACAACCGGGAGTCAAGCTACTTGATATTTTTACAAGAGGTGGTGCAGATGACTTACTAATAGATTTAGAAAAAGAACTTCCCCCATTGGTATTAGTAGATTTACCTGCTCAGTCAGGTCTGTTTTTTGAGAATTTTGAGAAAGACTTGGGTGTATTTGATGCTGTCAAAGGCTTAGGATACAAAGTCACTATGGTAAGTGTACTATCAAGGGTAAAAGACTCAGTGAATATATTACGAATTCTTCACAAATACTGTGGCGATCGCGTTGATTATGTAGTTGTAAAAAATCTGTTTCACGGTGAAGCTGATAAGTTTGAACGCTATGACAATTCCGATACTCGCACCACACTTTTGGCAGATGGTGCGGTAGAAATTAAAATGCCAGATTTGTTTTTCAAACCCTATGACTATATTGATGAAAAAAACTTGACTTTTAGTGAAGTCTTAGAAGATAAACAAGCCAACATTGTCATTAAATCTCGTGTTTCAGCTTGGTTGAAAGAATTTGAGCAAAGCGTGTTGAATGCTAATGAATTATTGGGGATAAAAGAAAATGCAGTCATCACAGATCAAGCCGCATAG
- a CDS encoding DUF6753 family protein yields the protein MNTPVEASLDTTLAGQSDHFKQKVLDVVRRSGINPKDPLFLVLSSLGKFEVLMEDIPGKLNTVVEGWTTEIDDKLDKASSVAIVQQKSAIAKAASTLLSKTEQKKSRSVFSPLIATGLVLFGMFGVVMLAGNIFFIWRGKGLTEPVRLTGEEQETLNWAKSKDGEFARQIMKWNDFDLSVCRAKKAQLKGRCMIWVVNNDERQRYLDQLNQKSKSSR from the coding sequence ATGAACACCCCTGTAGAAGCTTCTTTAGATACAACATTAGCAGGACAATCAGATCATTTTAAACAGAAAGTTCTCGATGTAGTGAGACGTTCTGGTATCAATCCTAAAGACCCATTGTTTTTGGTATTAAGTTCCCTGGGTAAATTTGAGGTCTTAATGGAAGACATTCCCGGTAAACTTAATACAGTAGTCGAAGGTTGGACAACGGAAATAGATGACAAACTTGATAAAGCATCAAGTGTAGCCATTGTTCAACAAAAAAGTGCGATCGCCAAAGCAGCATCAACCTTGTTGAGTAAAACCGAGCAAAAAAAATCTAGATCCGTCTTTAGTCCTTTAATAGCCACTGGTCTGGTATTATTTGGTATGTTTGGTGTTGTTATGCTGGCTGGTAATATATTTTTTATTTGGAGAGGTAAAGGGTTAACAGAACCAGTTCGCTTAACTGGAGAAGAACAAGAAACTTTGAATTGGGCTAAGTCAAAAGACGGAGAATTTGCTCGTCAAATTATGAAATGGAACGATTTTGATTTGAGTGTTTGTCGAGCCAAAAAAGCTCAATTAAAAGGCAGATGTATGATTTGGGTTGTGAATAATGACGAGCGACAACGTTATCTAGATCAATTAAATCAAAAATCAAAATCAAGCCGTTAA
- a CDS encoding LuxR C-terminal-related transcriptional regulator — MIKTVIIDDHELSRYGINVLLTAAHDIEICGEAETASEGLKLIKTYTPHIALVNLHLQDDSGIEVVKRIKQVSSITKIVIFNAQAMEDSVREAFAAGTDSYCTRTIAKEKLAEAIYVTHKGGNWLDSAIAKILIQNLQLQQLVVTPSLKIKRVCRQYSLSSRELEILQMIAIGDRNNQIANKLFLSVGTVRSHVHRILTKLDCQNRAQAATKAIVEGLIDSPETNQISLTA, encoded by the coding sequence ATGATAAAAACAGTAATTATCGATGACCATGAGTTGAGTAGATATGGTATCAATGTGTTACTTACGGCTGCTCATGATATCGAGATTTGTGGGGAAGCTGAAACAGCATCAGAAGGACTCAAACTAATAAAAACTTATACTCCACACATAGCTCTTGTTAATCTGCATCTTCAAGATGATAGTGGTATTGAAGTCGTAAAACGAATTAAACAAGTATCATCAATCACTAAAATAGTGATTTTTAATGCTCAAGCTATGGAAGACTCTGTTAGAGAAGCTTTCGCAGCAGGTACAGATTCATATTGCACAAGGACGATAGCTAAAGAAAAGTTAGCAGAAGCTATTTATGTGACACACAAAGGAGGAAATTGGTTAGATTCTGCGATCGCTAAAATATTAATTCAAAATTTGCAACTTCAACAATTAGTAGTTACTCCCAGTCTGAAAATAAAACGAGTGTGCCGGCAATATTCGCTTAGTTCTAGGGAATTAGAGATTTTGCAAATGATTGCTATTGGTGATAGAAATAATCAAATTGCCAACAAACTTTTTTTGAGTGTAGGTACTGTGAGGTCTCATGTCCATCGCATTCTAACTAAACTCGATTGTCAAAACCGCGCTCAAGCTGCTACAAAAGCAATTGTAGAGGGACTGATAGATAGTCCAGAAACAAATCAAATCAGTTTAACGGCTTGA
- a CDS encoding helix-turn-helix domain-containing protein, with protein sequence MQKRHKRLVELIEHLLKEGWTQTTLSVEIGVDFSTVYRWLKGKAIPETDSKNFLRLAKLSGGDSETLEQYLEGYISLSTYLQNFDLDKNSLNTVTTSNKYPVEQIKKEVMARIYTLDPVDIADIINTSVKFLAESSKPAIRA encoded by the coding sequence ATGCAAAAACGTCATAAACGATTAGTCGAGTTAATTGAACATTTATTAAAAGAAGGCTGGACTCAAACAACTTTATCTGTAGAAATCGGTGTTGATTTTTCAACTGTATATAGATGGTTGAAAGGTAAAGCTATTCCCGAAACTGACTCTAAAAATTTCTTGCGTTTAGCAAAATTGAGTGGTGGTGATAGTGAAACTCTGGAACAATACTTAGAAGGTTATATATCTCTATCTACTTACCTTCAAAATTTTGATTTGGACAAAAACTCATTAAATACTGTTACAACCAGCAATAAATATCCTGTTGAACAAATTAAGAAGGAAGTCATGGCACGAATTTATACCCTAGATCCAGTAGATATTGCTGATATAATCAACACAAGTGTAAAATTTTTAGCAGAAAGTAGCAAACCAGCTATAAGAGCATAA
- a CDS encoding helix-turn-helix domain-containing protein: MSVRENNRRYPKPELSGYQLAIPYPADATRKTGTGTIANPQIPTTTKQLRKPKNLPFTEQPLFINNNYEMTATSAPIISATQAYLKQPDWNKYTDGKLYFSKEFGKGRYIEFYILHQQAHQPQYILDGAEHQILEKYGVMAARLHAVFATYATQQKEPWKQPFILRGSELIKTLQIYKSKKLSKSQKLKAIADLAMVVGTLGAVIQWYEGDLNLSIKERCLLWMVSVQEYSQPNLFQEPEDLLEVIIRVQPGLWTYNFLNAEGEKSKTALYQCGFMPKQVFDLDAHKHKLAFELALYIIQNNRAHKNGTYTIHNLLSNILPGSQIEKAVSDYRYGWRLREDLEEAFLLLKDKVNMMIEFDDQTYPMWLRPLWAIPEELAHLSPQERNQKLLGKKKLPDNYIQNILLPAKLSFKLPSSQINNNKSVKNQKNTKFYTKSNKAGVKTQSQVDVVINNSSIAKTSGVSNGKVTIRNIPVIKEITGNLVKQMRTAKKMSQRDFANAVGMSQSWVRDIETKGKDAPIPEKYTAIIKEVLNFR; the protein is encoded by the coding sequence GTGTCAGTAAGAGAGAATAATAGAAGATATCCAAAACCTGAATTATCAGGCTATCAATTAGCAATACCTTACCCAGCAGATGCTACACGCAAAACTGGAACTGGCACTATTGCTAATCCACAAATACCAACAACTACTAAGCAACTCAGAAAACCTAAAAACCTTCCTTTCACAGAACAACCGCTATTTATAAACAACAACTACGAGATGACAGCAACAAGTGCGCCAATTATTAGTGCTACCCAAGCATACCTTAAACAACCTGATTGGAATAAGTATACTGATGGCAAGCTTTACTTCTCAAAAGAATTTGGTAAAGGTCGTTATATTGAGTTCTACATACTTCACCAACAAGCACATCAACCACAATATATCTTGGATGGTGCGGAACATCAAATTCTGGAAAAGTACGGTGTAATGGCTGCTAGATTACACGCAGTATTTGCTACTTATGCCACACAACAAAAAGAACCTTGGAAACAGCCTTTTATCCTGCGTGGTTCAGAACTAATTAAGACACTGCAAATATATAAAAGTAAAAAACTCAGTAAATCACAAAAACTCAAAGCTATAGCAGATTTGGCTATGGTAGTTGGTACTTTAGGAGCGGTAATTCAATGGTACGAAGGCGATTTAAATCTTAGTATTAAAGAACGTTGTTTACTGTGGATGGTCAGTGTACAGGAATATAGTCAACCGAATTTATTTCAAGAACCAGAAGATTTATTAGAAGTTATCATTCGTGTACAGCCTGGACTTTGGACTTATAATTTTCTCAATGCTGAAGGAGAAAAATCAAAAACTGCACTCTATCAATGTGGGTTTATGCCTAAGCAAGTCTTTGATTTAGATGCACATAAACATAAACTAGCTTTTGAACTTGCTTTATATATTATTCAAAATAATCGCGCTCATAAAAATGGTACTTACACAATTCATAATTTATTGAGTAATATCTTACCAGGTTCTCAAATTGAAAAAGCAGTCAGTGATTATCGGTATGGTTGGCGATTGAGAGAAGATTTAGAAGAAGCTTTTCTGCTATTAAAAGATAAAGTTAATATGATGATTGAGTTTGATGATCAAACCTACCCAATGTGGTTAAGACCTTTGTGGGCAATACCAGAAGAACTAGCTCATTTATCGCCTCAAGAAAGAAATCAAAAGTTACTGGGAAAGAAAAAGTTACCAGATAATTATATTCAAAATATTTTATTACCTGCTAAGTTAAGTTTTAAGTTACCTTCTTCACAGATAAATAATAATAAATCAGTAAAAAATCAAAAAAATACAAAATTTTACACAAAATCTAATAAAGCTGGTGTAAAAACACAAAGTCAGGTTGATGTTGTCATAAATAATTCTAGCATAGCTAAAACTTCGGGAGTAAGTAATGGTAAAGTAACAATTAGGAATATACCTGTTATCAAGGAAATAACTGGCAACTTGGTTAAACAAATGAGAACAGCTAAAAAAATGAGTCAAAGAGATTTTGCTAATGCTGTAGGTATGAGTCAAAGCTGGGTCAGGGATATTGAGACCAAGGGTAAAGATGCACCTATTCCTGAAAAGTATACTGCTATAATTAAAGAGGTTTTAAATTTTAGATAA
- a CDS encoding helix-turn-helix domain-containing protein produces the protein MSSNYHLKPEEVRRIRRSLGETQAQFASRLEVDAVTVARWETGQRKCTGLYAKTILALDTMSTRKGLQMEEDNQENLIRSVELGELYSFCSNTAPLLQFLYKEVPLDYREGILRKYQEWFEVWAYNSSFLDEICNRRLIREIGYFLRPVTSGPINPNATEYYAVQKLANSCQSIYEIAQNLVPSYELLQAKIPIESQIITTREMLLFIKQILDDLLKQPLLDIQNKGDVVLLKFYRSLLQFVWDEMHQGKCLPIPATVSSGFASILSITLRGPLTISVPDIYDHNELEDINKVTKDSIKGLEKSMLSKAFGISFH, from the coding sequence ATGTCATCGAATTATCACCTGAAACCAGAGGAAGTGAGACGTATCCGACGTTCACTTGGAGAGACTCAGGCGCAGTTTGCATCTCGATTAGAAGTGGATGCAGTAACTGTTGCTAGATGGGAGACCGGACAGAGAAAGTGTACTGGTCTGTATGCAAAAACGATATTGGCTTTAGATACTATGTCAACTAGAAAGGGATTACAAATGGAAGAGGACAATCAAGAGAATCTTATTAGGTCTGTAGAATTAGGTGAATTGTACAGTTTCTGTAGTAATACAGCTCCCCTACTCCAGTTCCTTTATAAAGAAGTCCCATTAGACTATCGTGAAGGGATTTTAAGAAAGTACCAAGAATGGTTTGAGGTGTGGGCATATAACAGCAGCTTTCTGGATGAAATTTGCAATAGGCGGTTAATTAGGGAGATTGGTTACTTTTTGCGCCCAGTTACTTCTGGCCCTATTAATCCAAATGCAACTGAATACTATGCAGTTCAAAAACTCGCTAACTCGTGCCAATCCATTTATGAGATAGCGCAAAATTTAGTTCCTAGTTATGAATTACTTCAAGCTAAAATCCCCATTGAGAGTCAAATTATCACTACAAGAGAGATGTTGCTTTTTATTAAACAGATTTTAGATGACCTACTCAAGCAACCTCTTTTAGATATTCAAAACAAAGGAGATGTTGTGCTTCTCAAGTTTTACAGATCTCTATTACAGTTTGTATGGGATGAAATGCACCAAGGTAAATGTTTACCAATACCCGCAACAGTATCCTCTGGCTTTGCCTCTATTTTATCAATTACACTTCGTGGCCCACTAACTATCTCAGTACCAGATATTTATGACCATAACGAACTAGAAGACATTAACAAAGTCACGAAGGATTCAATAAAAGGTCTGGAGAAGTCAATGTTATCCAAAGCTTTTGGTATCTCATTTCATTAA
- a CDS encoding PadR family transcriptional regulator codes for MAKKNEELITLSALEEDLLTVLRGKELYGLQVMNAINEASDGKRQIGFGSLYPTLHRMEKKGLVKSRWGEETDPESGGARRKYYEITGLGEQVLRETQEYRAHLAGWKPVFIEQLNFVQLLPNQLGVEGV; via the coding sequence ATGGCTAAAAAAAATGAAGAGTTAATCACCCTGTCAGCTCTTGAAGAAGACCTGCTGACAGTGTTGCGTGGCAAAGAACTATACGGACTGCAAGTTATGAACGCCATTAACGAAGCTAGTGATGGTAAGCGCCAGATAGGATTTGGTAGCCTGTACCCCACACTCCATCGGATGGAAAAAAAAGGTTTAGTTAAATCTCGTTGGGGTGAAGAAACAGACCCAGAATCAGGTGGTGCGCGACGCAAATATTACGAAATTACTGGTTTAGGGGAACAGGTACTTAGAGAAACTCAGGAATACCGCGCCCATCTTGCTGGATGGAAACCAGTTTTTATTGAACAATTGAATTTTGTACAACTACTACCTAATCAATTGGGAGTAGAGGGGGTGTAG